CACGATGTCCTTGAATTTCCAAATGCCCTTCGGCATAAAGCTGAATGGCCTGGGAATAAATTTTATGCTCCTGCTTCAAAATTCGAGCATTCAATGTATCGCCCGTATCATCTTCATAGACGGGCACCACCGCCTGGATGATGATGGGCCCCGTATCTGTCCCTTCATCCACAAAGTGAACCGTGCAACCGGCAAACTTCACCCCGGAATCCACTTCGGTCTGCCACACGTGCGTTCCCGGAAAGGCTGGCAGTAAAGCCGGGTGTATGTTCATGACCCGCATGGGGAAAGATCTTAAAAGTACGGGGGTAATAATGCGCATGAACCCCGCCAGAACGACCAGTTCCACTTCATGAGCCTTTAAAATTTCCACCAACCTTTGATCAAACTCTTCCCGAGTTTTGCATTCCTTATGGCGGATGACTACAGAAGGAATATTATGTTTCCTGGCCTGCTCCAGGGCATACACGTCGGGAACATTGCTGACAACAACTTTGATCTGGGCATCCACCCGACCTGATCCGATGTTATCAATAATCGCTTGCAGGTTTGAACCGCTCCCCGAAACCAGAACTCCCAGATTAACCATATTTCTCCTCACTGGTACTGGACTGCATTCTCCTTTGGTTTGGCTTTTACGATTTCTCCAATCGGGTAAGCCTTCTCTTTCAATCCTTTAAGTCGAGAGATGACTCCTGCGGCTTCCTTAAGCGGGACGGCTATAATCATCCCGATGCCGTTGTTAAAAGTACGAAGCATCTCTTCTTCTGGTACGTTTCCCCCTTCCTGAATGATCCGGAAAATGGGGTGTACGGGCCAGGTGTCCTTATGGATCTCCGCTTTACATCCCTTAGGGATGACCCTCGGCAGATTATCCGTGATCCCTCCACCGGTAATGTGGGCGATCCCATGGATATGGAAATTTTCAAGCAGGTTGAGGATAGGCTTGACATAAATGCGAGTGGGCACAAGCAATTCCTCACCAACCGTGCGGGAAAGACCTGGAACCTTACGATTCGGTTTCAACCGCATACGTTCGAAGAGCACTTTCCGCGCCAGAGAATACCCATTGCTGTGCAGC
The Deltaproteobacteria bacterium genome window above contains:
- the purN gene encoding phosphoribosylglycinamide formyltransferase; the encoded protein is MVNLGVLVSGSGSNLQAIIDNIGSGRVDAQIKVVVSNVPDVYALEQARKHNIPSVVIRHKECKTREEFDQRLVEILKAHEVELVVLAGFMRIITPVLLRSFPMRVMNIHPALLPAFPGTHVWQTEVDSGVKFAGCTVHFVDEGTDTGPIIIQAVVPVYEDDTGDTLNARILKQEHKIYSQAIQLYAEGHLEIQGHRVLAKGIPKVPDAFMINPPANIFDK